The DNA region GGTCGCGCAGGCCACTCAGTTGCAGGATCTCGGTCATGGCCAGGCTGGCCCCTTCGAGGCTGAGGTGGACGTGTTGGCGCCGGGCTTCCTGGCAGGCCGCCAGCAGCAGCTGCAGGCCGGCGCAATCCACTTCCTCGATGGCGCTGAGGTCCAGGTGCAGGGCCACCGCGCCTTGCAGGGCGTTGGCCAGCAGCAGCTTGGTGTCGGCGGCGGTGTAGATGGTCAGCGCGCTGTCCAGGGCCAGGAGGCGGCTGCCATCGAGGGACTCAAGGGTGCTCATGGCAGTCTCCCGATCAGGGCAGGATCAGCTTGGAAACGGCCGTCAGCATCTGGGCCGGCTGGAAGGGCTTGACCACCCAGGCCTTGGCCCCGGCGGCCTGGCCTTCGGCTTTCTTGGCGTCGCCGGCCTCGGTGGTGAGCATGATCACGGGGGTGAACTTGTAGGCCGCCAGCTGCTTGACGTTCTTCAGGAAGGTGATGCCGTCCATGTTCGGCATGTTCACGTCGCTGATGATCAGGTGGACCTTGCGGCCGTCGAGCTGGGTCAGCGCGTCCTTGCCGTCGACGCCTTCGAGCACGTCGTAGCCGGCGGTTTTCAAGGTCATGCCCACCACCTGGCGGATGGAGGCGGAGTCGTCGACGATGAGAATGGTCTTGGCCATGATCTGTCCTCAGAAGAAGGTGATGTCGGAAGCGGAATGGCTGGCACCCGCGCTGCCCGAGCCGCCCTTGCGGCCGTGGTGGATGGCGTGCTGTTCGGGGGTGGTGTAGGTGCTGGAGAGTTCGTCGAGCCAGGAGCGGGCGTCCACGTGGCGGGCATCGTCCTCCACCAGGTGCTGGGCCAGGCGGCCGATGTCGTCGCGCATGTGGCCGAGCATCTGGCTGACCCTGTCCTGGAACTGCAGGGCCACCAGCACCTCGGAGATTTCCTCGCCGACCACGGCGTTGTCGTTGCGCAGGGCGTTGCCGTGCTCCACCAGGCGAGTGGCGCCGGAGCGGAACTGGGCGATCACCTGGCGGATCACCTGGCTGGCGTTCTCCAGGGTCCCGGCGTCGCGGGTGGCGTGTTCGTTGGAGACCTGGAGGGTGCGCTCGATGGCGCCGCTGACGGTCTCGATGGTGTCGCCGATGCGCTTGCCGGTTTCCTCGGAGAGGGTGGAGAGCTTGCGCACTTCGTCGGCGACCACGGCGAAGCCGCGGCCGGCCTCACCGGCGCGGGCGGCTTCGATGGCAGCGTTCAGGGCCAGCAGGTTGGTCTGCTTGGCCACATCGCCCACTTCCTTGGCCATGGTGCGCAGCTGGGCGGTGTAGCTGTTCAGCCGCTCCACCTCCTGCAGCAGGCTCTCCTTGCTGGAGAGCGCCAGGCGCAGCTGGCTGACGATGTCCTCCAGCTCCACCTCGCTCTGGGCCAGCAGGGTGACCAGGGCATCGCTGTCGGCCTGCATGCCGCTGGAGACGGCGTCGCTGATGCGGCCGGCGAGGCGGGCGAAGCGCTCGGACAAGGCTTCGATGGCGGTCTGGGTCTGGTGGCGGGCGGATTCGATCTGCGCCGACCAGATCGGCGCGATGCTGACGCACAGCTCCGGCAGGCCCTGCACATGGCGCTCGGCTTCGAGTCGGGCACCTTCGGCCAGGGCTTCGTCGCGGGCCCGGTTGAGTGCCTGTTCATGAACGGCGCCGTGCTGGGCGAGGACGACCCACAGCAGCAGCGTGGGCGCCACGGCCGCCAGGGCCCAGGCCGGGGAGGGGAACTGGCTGGCCGTCCAGAACAGCAGCGCGCAACCGGCACCGCAGAGGGCGATGGGCAGCCAGGGGACGCTGGAAGTGGGGGTCGGGCTCGTCACGGTCGCGCTCCTTGAGGACACGGGGCCCGCAGCGGCGATGCGTTGCGGGGGTGTGTCCAGCATGAGCGCGAGGGGTGTCCGGCCCTATCGTCCTATCCCGGTGATGGCATAGGGACATCCTGTTTTTATGTAGGGATTTCCCGAGGGGCTTGCTCAGCTTCGCATCACAGCGGAGTGGCGCCATGCGGCGCCGGCCGCTCAGGCCGTCAGGCCGTGGGTCATGGCGTACTTGATGATGTCGGCGTTGCAGGTGAAGCCCATTTTCTCCATCAGCCGGGTCTTGTGGGTGCTGACGGTCTTGTTGCTGATCACCAGCTGGTCGGCGATCTGGTTGACGCTGAGGCCCTGGGCCAGCAGGCGGAGGATCTGGAACTCGCGGTCGGAGAGCTGAGCGGCCGCGTCGTCCGTGGGGCTGCTGCTGGCGAAGGCGAGCTGCTCGGCGATACGCGGGTCGAGGTAGCGGCCGCCGTCGGCCACCCGGTGGATGGCGGCGAGCAGGGTTTCCGGGTTGTGGTCCTTGGTCAGGTAGCCGCTGGCGCCGGCGCGCAGGGCGCGTTGGGCGATCTGCGCCTCGTTGTGCATGCTCAGCACCAGGATCGGCAGGCGTGGATAGCGGCCGTGCACGCGGCTGATCAGGTCCTCGCCACTGAGCCCGGGCATGCTCATGTCCAGCAGCAGCAGGTCGAATTCGCCCAGCCGCAGCTGCTCCAGCACCTGGGCACCGTTCTCCGCCTCGGCCGCCACCTGCAGGCGGGCGTCGAACTCGATGAGTTGCTTGAGGCCGCCGCGCATGATGGCGTGGTCGTCGGCGATGAGGATGCGGGTCATGCAGTCTCCGTAGGCTCGTTGACGGGAAAGGTGGCTTGCACCGTCGTGCCCTGGCCCGGGTGGCTGAAGATCACCACCTCGCCGCCCAGGCTGGTGCCGCGCTCGCGCATGCCGGCCAGGCCCAGGGAGCGCCTGCCGACCTTGGCCGGGTCGAAGCCGTGGCCGTTGTCGGTGATGTCCAGCACGTAGCGGTCATCGACCTGCTCCAGGCTGACCACCGCGCGGCTGGCACCTGAATGACGAGCGATGTTGGTGAGTGCTTCCTGGACGATGCGGAAGGCGGTGGTCGCCTGGCTGTCGTCCAGTGCCGGTGCTCCGCTATGGGCCACGAGCTCGAAGGTGATGTGCGCATGGTGGCTGCGGAACTCGTCGATCAGCCACTCCAGGGCCGGGTAGAGCCCCATGTTCAATGCTGCTGGACGCAAGCTGGTGGCGATGAAGCGCACCACGCCGATGGTGCGATCGCACAGGGCCATGAGCCGTTCCACGTCCTCACCCAGCCCCGGGGCCTGCTCGCCGTACTTCAGGCGCAGCAGGGAAATGCCCATGCGCAGGGCGGTGAGGTGCTGGCCCAGTTCGTCGTGGATCTCCCGGGCGATCAGCTTGCGCTCCTCCTCGCGGGCGCTTTCCCGGCGACTGGACAACTCGCGCAGCTGGCGGTTGCTGGCCGCCAGGCGCCGTTCGGCCTTGCGGATGCCGCTGATGTCGCGGGCCACCGAGATGACGCTGGTCACCTCGCCCTCGGCGTTGCGCTCCGGCACCAGTTGCATGAGGTAGTGGATCTGCTGGTCGCTGGGGCCGTCGATGCCGTGGATCAGTTCCTCCTCCATGGACTCGCCGGTGGCGGCGACCTCGCGCACCAGGTCGCCCATGATGTCGACCTGGGAGTTGTCGCCGAAGACTTCCCGTGCCGGCCGGCCACGAGCCTCCACCAGAGGCAGGCGGCATAGGGCTTCGAGGGCCGGGTTGGCGTAGAGCAGGCGGAAGTCGGGGCTCAGCCGGCCGATGGCGTCGTGGGTGTTCTCGATCAGCGCACGGAATTGCCGCTCGTTACGCAACAAGGCGTTGGCAATGCGCCGCCGTTCGGTGAAGTCGTGCATCAGTACGAGGCTGTAGGGGCGCTGGTCGTAACGGAATCTATTGAACTGCAACGTCACATAGCGTGGAGACTCCTCTCCCGGGGCGTGCAGCTCGCAACTGAGGACGCGCTGGGTGTCCAGCGCTTCCTGCAGGCCATCCTCGCGGGCGAACAGTTCTGCGAACTGCTCCGTCAACAGGGAAAGCACCGGTGCCAGCGGCTGACCGACGAGGTGCTGGCGCGGCTGGCCGATCAGTTGGCAGGCGGCTTCGTTGAGATAGCGGATGTTCTGCTCGCCATCGAGCAGCAGGGCGCCATCGGCGGTGTAGTCCAGGGCGAAGCTCAGCAGGTGCATCTGCTCGGCCCGCTCCCGGTGCCCGGCAAGGGGTTGCAGGCGCACCAGGTAGTGGGTGGGCTGGCTGCGACCGTCCTCCACCATGCTCAAGCCCAGGTGCAGCCAGCGGTGCTCGCCGGACGAGGTGGTGAAACGCATCTCGCCGCAGGACAGGTCGTCGTGCTGGCGACGTGCACGGTCAAGGGCCTCGCCCATTGCCTGGCGATCCCCGGGGTGCAGCAGGCTGTCCAGTCGTATGCCGAGCAGGGTCTGTCGGGAGCGCCCGAGCAGCTCCTCCGAGGCTCGGTTGACGTGGCGTACGGTGCCGTCCAGTTCGAGCAATGCCAGCCCCACCGACGACGACTCGAATGCCCGACGAAAGATATCTCCCCCGGCGCTGTGGCCCATGACTCCCCTGCTCACATGCGGTGCGACTGACGGAGTATGGATCAGTGGCGAAATGCTGGCAGGATTTTGCTCAGGCCAGGCATGGGTGCGGCAGATCCGGGCAGACGGCCGCCTCCTCCCGCTCAGCGCTTTCGGGGTCTTTGCGGCGGCGCGTCTGAGCGGGCCTCGTGCGGCGGCCTGGGGCTGTCGCCGTCGCTGCGCACCTGGGCATGGCTGATCAGGGCGAAGATCAGGCTGCCGCCGACGATATTGCCGGCCAGGGTGGGGCCGGCGAAGGTCAGCCAGAATTCGCGCCAGTCGAGATGCCCGGCGAACACGAGGTAGGAGACCTCGGCCGAGCCGACCACTATGTGGGTGAAGTCGCCGAGCGCCATCAGGTAGGTGATGAGGATGATGATCCACAGCTTGGCGCTTTCCTGGGAGGGGATCATCCAGACCATGGTGGCGATCATCCAGCCGGAGACGATGCCCTTGGCGAACATCTGCCCGATGTCGTTCTCCATCACCTTGCGGCCGATGTCGAGGAAGGCGGCGTCGGTGGCGGCATCGAAGATCGGCAGGCGCAGCATCACCCAGGCCACCAGCAGGGTGCCGGCCAGGTTGCCCGCCAGCACCACGCTCCACAGGCGCAGCAGGCGCCCGACGTTGTTCAGGGTGGGTTTGCTCATCACCGGCAGCACGGCGGTGAGGGTGTTCTCGGTGAACAGTTGCTGGCGCGCGAGGATCACCGCGAGGAAGCCGGCGCAATAGCCGAGGCTGGCGATCACCTTGCTCGCCTCGCCGTCGGGCAGGCGCGAGTTGAACAGCCCCATGGCCATCAGCGACAGGCCCATGGTCAGCCCGGCGGCCAGCGCCGACCACCAGAGCGCGGCGACGTTGCGCTCCAGTTCCTGGTCGCCCTGGGTGCGGATGATCTCGTGCAGCACCGCCGCGCGGGGCGGCTGGTTTTCGTTGACGTCCTGCTTCTCGCGGGCGGATAGCCCCGGCGTCTTGCCGTCGTTGGCCTGGCTCATGCGGGTTACCGTTGTGGTTGGGCGTATCGGTTGATCGTCGGAAGGCCCGGGAAGTTCGCCGGCTCGTGCTTGTCAGTGGCGGGTGGCTGGCTACGCTTTCATCACCCCATCGACGATACGCCGCGAGCGGCGCCGTCGATCACAGCGAGGCGGGGCCGCTCTGGGCGAAGGTGGCGGCCGTGCCGGTGGTTCGCTACACGGCCTTCGGCTTCCAGGGCAACGAAAGAAGATGGGATGGGACCTGAGCAAGCGCAACGGCGCCGGGCACAAGGGATTCGTCACCGACCTGGCATTCCATGCGGCGGAGCAGGGCGAGCCCGCCTACCAGGACAGATCGGCCGGCTGTGGAGACACCCAGCAGGGCTGCACTTATTTCAATATCGATGGCTTGAGCGTCTGCATGGTGGGGCATATCCACGTGCAGTTGCAGGTGGCGCGTAGCGGCGCCGGTTCGTCGGCGGGCTGGCTGGGCTGGTCGGCACGGCTGGCCGAGCCCCGTTTCGCCGCGCTGGCGGGGGCCGGTCACTTGCCGATGGGAGGAAGGCAGGCCCGTTGAGGGGCCTGCGCGGAAGGAGCCTCGGGCAACGCCGTGCCCGCTGGCGTGAAGTGGACCCCCGCGTTCGCGGGGATGACGGGGTAGCGGAAGGCGGCGGGGGCTACAGGTCCAGGCGGTGGATGACCTGGGTCGGGTCTTCCTCGTCGCGACGGCGCTGCAGGCCGAACTTGCGGGCCAGGCCACGCATGCCGGCGTTGCTCGCCGAATCGATGGAGTACAGCTGGCGGAAGCCGTTGCGACGGGCGCAGTCCGCCAGGTGCTGGAAGAGGATGCCGCCCAGGCCGCGACGCAGCCACTGGTCGGCCACCGTGACCGCGAACTCGCATTGGCCGAGCTCGCCGACCCGGGCGTAGCGGCTGATGCCGACTTCCAGCAGCTCGCCGTCCACGTGCGCCAGGGCGACGAGGGCGACGCGATCCTTGTCATCGACGTCCATCAACTGGTCGAGCAGGGGCGGGGCCACCTCGCGGAATTCGCCCAGGAAGCGGTTGTGGCGGGCTTCCGGGGACAGGCGGTTGATGAAGGCGCGTTCGCGCTCGCGGTCTTCCGCACGTAGCGGGCGGATCAGCACGTGGGTGCCGTCTTCCAGGGGCTCGATCCAGTACTCGCCCCGGGGCGATGCATGCAGTGGCTTGGCTGCGAGGGCGGCGTTGAGAGCGGACATGGCTGTCTCCAGGTAGGGGGAAAAGGGGCGGCGCGTTGCGCCTGTGCCTCCTGTTTACCCTCATGGCGGGACGCCTGATTGATCGAAGTCAAAATGCACGGGTCGGTGCCCTGCGCCGGGTTGTCGCAGGGGCCGCGCGGAGGGGACTGACCCAGGTCAATCCGTCCCCCGTGGCGGGCAGTAGCGTAAGGATGAAACCACTGCCGGAGAACACCCATGGACACTCGTGACTGTGCATCCGCACACGCGCTGATCGAATTGCTGCTGATGGGCTGCGACGGCCAGGAGCGGCCTTCCTCGCCACTGCTGGCCGGGCTGCTGTCGGCCCGGACGCCGGGCGCACGCCCCGCATCCCCGCATATGGGCAACGCGCTGATGTCCGGCGGCCTGATGCCCCGGGCCTATTCGCGCAGGGATTGACTAGCCCCTTTCCAGCCAGACGACCGCAGGAGCGAATTCATTCGCGATGGGGTGCGCGGGTGTTCGCAGTGCTGTGCTGGCTGCAGGTCTTTCGCGAATGAATGGGCTCCGTCTGCGTTAGCTGTCGTGAGCTTGATTCGAAGCCTCAAGCACAGTGTTTTTCCGGGTATTCATGGCTCCCTGTCACGCCCGCCGCGTGGGTTTCGCTTCGCTCTACGCCACCCTACGGAAGCCATCGCGCCCCGAACGTGATGCGCACACCGATGAGGATGCTGGCGAAGACGTTGGAGCAGCGGAAACGCCCCTCCAGGAGGCCGAACGCAGTCGTTGCGCCGGGGGACGAGCGGCATGGATGCCGCGAGAGGCGCGCCAGGCCATGGATGGCCCATCGCGCCGGCCCCCAGAGCGACAACGGAGTGAGGGCACCCGACGCAGTCGGGCCGGATGATGGGGCAAGCTCTTTTGGTTTCTTTTGGGTGGTTCGGCACCCCGACGACTGCGAAAAGTGACTCGCCCGGGGGGGCGAAACCAGAAGCATCAGCAAAGCTCGGCAATCAGCTGGGCTCGAAACCTTCTAGCAACAATTAACGCACACAGATCCTATGACTTCGTTCCCACAGGGTGGCAGAGGGATGATTACCGGCCGTTATATTACGAATCGTACTATCGCCACGAAGTGCAGCAGGCTCCCGGCGATGACGAACAGGTGCCAGATGCCGTGCCAGTGGCGGAAGCGGCTGTCGAAGGCGAAGAAGATGATGCCAACGGTGTAGAACACCCCGCCGGCGGCCAGCCAGGTGAAGCCGGTGGTGCCCAGGGCGGCGATCAGGGGCTTGAGGGCGATGAGGACGATCCAGCCCATCACCGCGTAGATGATGATCGACAGGACCCGCGCCTCGGAGCGGGGCTTGATCTCCTGCAGCATGCCGATGATGCCGAGCGTCCAGACGATGCCGAACAGCGTCCAGCCCCAGGCGCCCTCGAGGGTGACCAGGCAGAAGGGCGTGTAGCTGCCGGCGATCAGCAGGTAGATCGACAGGTGATCGAGCTTGCGCATGATCACCTTCGCCCGCCCGCGCACGCTGTGGTAGACGGTGGAGATGCTGTAGAGCATCACCAGGGTCACGCCGTAGATGGCGACGCTGACGATCTTCGTCGTGCTGCCATCCAGCGCCGCCAGCACCAGCAGCCAGACGGCGCCGATGCCTGCCAGCAGCGCGCCGACCAGGTGGGTCCAGGCGTTGAAACGTTCTCCGTGATACATGCACCGCTTCCTCGAATCGCCGCGACGTTGCAGCGCGCCGGTCTTGATAGCTGAAAATGCCGGGCGCCGCGATAGTTCTGTGTCTGCGATGCCTTCTCACGCGGGTGAGTCACGCCGGAGATGATGCTCAGTAGACCTCGGGCACGAGGATCTCGCGGGGCGTCGGGTTGCGCACGTAGTCGGCGTGGCGCAGGCGCTGCGGCAACTGGACGCTGGGCTGTTCGACTTCCTCGTAGGGCATCTGGCCGAGCAGGTGGTGGATGCAGTTGAGCCGCGCCTTCTTCTTGTCGTCGGCCTGTACCACCCACCAGGGCGCCTCCTCGATGTGGGTGCGTTCGAGCATGATTTCCTTGGCCTTGGTATAGGCCTCCCAGCGCCGGCGGGACTCCAGGTCCATGGGGCTGAGCTTCCACTGCTTGAGCGGATCGTGGATGCGCGCCAGGAAGCGCAGGTGCTGTTCCCTGTCGGAGATGGAGAACCAGTACTTGATCAGCTGGATGCCCGAGCGCACCAGCATCCGCTCGAACTCGGGCACGGTGCGGAAGAACTCCTCGTACTGTTCGTCGTTGCAGAACCCCATCACCCGCTCGACGCCGGCGCGGTTGTACCAGCTGCGGTCGAAGAGGACGATCTCGCCGGCGGCCGGCAGGTGCGAGACGTAACGCTGGAAATACCACTGGGTCCGTTCGCGGTCGTTGGGGGCGGGCAGTGCGGCGACGCGGCATACCCGGGGATTGAGGCGCTGGGTGATGCGCTTGATCACGCCACCCTTGCCGGCGGCGTCGCGGCCCTCGAAGAGGATCACCACCTTGTGCCCGGTCTTGACCACCCAGCTCTGCAGCTTCACCAGCTCGCCCTGCAGGCGGAACAGCTCCTGGAAATAGTTGCGCCGGGCCTGGCGTTCGGGACTCTCCTCGAGATGGTCGTCGAAGTAGGCGTCCAGGTCGTGGCCGTCCTCCAGCAGCTCCAGTTCGAGCTCTTCGTCGCTGTGATCCAGCAGTTCACGATGGATGCGCTGTGCCAGCAGGTCGTTGCCAATGCTCATCCGCCACCTCCTTGGTTGATCGATCCGGCGGAGGTTATGACTCTTTTGTGACGCGCAGGTGACAGGGGCCGGAAACGAGCGAGCCCGCAGGGGCGCGGGCTCGTTGCTCGGGGCGTTAAAACCCGGCGCCCCGCACATCCCTGTGCTCAAGGCGACGGGGGGAAAGCGTCAGCTGCAGGGGGCCTGGGGGCCGCCGGTCATGGTTTCGACGTTGTTGAGGATCTGGTTGCCCTTGTTGATCTTCTGGGCGTTCTCGACGTCCTGCATGGTGTAGCTGTTGTAGCCGTTGTTG from Pseudomonas tohonis includes:
- a CDS encoding STAS domain-containing protein; translated protein: MSTLESLDGSRLLALDSALTIYTAADTKLLLANALQGAVALHLDLSAIEEVDCAGLQLLLAACQEARRQHVHLSLEGASLAMTEILQLSGLRDLLPIGGLH
- a CDS encoding response regulator, which encodes MAKTILIVDDSASIRQVVGMTLKTAGYDVLEGVDGKDALTQLDGRKVHLIISDVNMPNMDGITFLKNVKQLAAYKFTPVIMLTTEAGDAKKAEGQAAGAKAWVVKPFQPAQMLTAVSKLILP
- a CDS encoding methyl-accepting chemotaxis protein, with the translated sequence MLDTPPQRIAAAGPVSSRSATVTSPTPTSSVPWLPIALCGAGCALLFWTASQFPSPAWALAAVAPTLLLWVVLAQHGAVHEQALNRARDEALAEGARLEAERHVQGLPELCVSIAPIWSAQIESARHQTQTAIEALSERFARLAGRISDAVSSGMQADSDALVTLLAQSEVELEDIVSQLRLALSSKESLLQEVERLNSYTAQLRTMAKEVGDVAKQTNLLALNAAIEAARAGEAGRGFAVVADEVRKLSTLSEETGKRIGDTIETVSGAIERTLQVSNEHATRDAGTLENASQVIRQVIAQFRSGATRLVEHGNALRNDNAVVGEEISEVLVALQFQDRVSQMLGHMRDDIGRLAQHLVEDDARHVDARSWLDELSSTYTTPEQHAIHHGRKGGSGSAGASHSASDITFF
- a CDS encoding response regulator, with amino-acid sequence MTRILIADDHAIMRGGLKQLIEFDARLQVAAEAENGAQVLEQLRLGEFDLLLLDMSMPGLSGEDLISRVHGRYPRLPILVLSMHNEAQIAQRALRAGASGYLTKDHNPETLLAAIHRVADGGRYLDPRIAEQLAFASSSPTDDAAAQLSDREFQILRLLAQGLSVNQIADQLVISNKTVSTHKTRLMEKMGFTCNADIIKYAMTHGLTA
- a CDS encoding PAS domain-containing protein, with translation MGHSAGGDIFRRAFESSSVGLALLELDGTVRHVNRASEELLGRSRQTLLGIRLDSLLHPGDRQAMGEALDRARRQHDDLSCGEMRFTTSSGEHRWLHLGLSMVEDGRSQPTHYLVRLQPLAGHRERAEQMHLLSFALDYTADGALLLDGEQNIRYLNEAACQLIGQPRQHLVGQPLAPVLSLLTEQFAELFAREDGLQEALDTQRVLSCELHAPGEESPRYVTLQFNRFRYDQRPYSLVLMHDFTERRRIANALLRNERQFRALIENTHDAIGRLSPDFRLLYANPALEALCRLPLVEARGRPAREVFGDNSQVDIMGDLVREVAATGESMEEELIHGIDGPSDQQIHYLMQLVPERNAEGEVTSVISVARDISGIRKAERRLAASNRQLRELSSRRESAREEERKLIAREIHDELGQHLTALRMGISLLRLKYGEQAPGLGEDVERLMALCDRTIGVVRFIATSLRPAALNMGLYPALEWLIDEFRSHHAHITFELVAHSGAPALDDSQATTAFRIVQEALTNIARHSGASRAVVSLEQVDDRYVLDITDNGHGFDPAKVGRRSLGLAGMRERGTSLGGEVVIFSHPGQGTTVQATFPVNEPTETA
- a CDS encoding formate/nitrite transporter family protein encodes the protein MSQANDGKTPGLSAREKQDVNENQPPRAAVLHEIIRTQGDQELERNVAALWWSALAAGLTMGLSLMAMGLFNSRLPDGEASKVIASLGYCAGFLAVILARQQLFTENTLTAVLPVMSKPTLNNVGRLLRLWSVVLAGNLAGTLLVAWVMLRLPIFDAATDAAFLDIGRKVMENDIGQMFAKGIVSGWMIATMVWMIPSQESAKLWIIILITYLMALGDFTHIVVGSAEVSYLVFAGHLDWREFWLTFAGPTLAGNIVGGSLIFALISHAQVRSDGDSPRPPHEARSDAPPQRPRKR
- a CDS encoding GNAT family N-acetyltransferase, giving the protein MSALNAALAAKPLHASPRGEYWIEPLEDGTHVLIRPLRAEDRERERAFINRLSPEARHNRFLGEFREVAPPLLDQLMDVDDKDRVALVALAHVDGELLEVGISRYARVGELGQCEFAVTVADQWLRRGLGGILFQHLADCARRNGFRQLYSIDSASNAGMRGLARKFGLQRRRDEEDPTQVIHRLDL
- the trhA gene encoding PAQR family membrane homeostasis protein TrhA, producing the protein MYHGERFNAWTHLVGALLAGIGAVWLLVLAALDGSTTKIVSVAIYGVTLVMLYSISTVYHSVRGRAKVIMRKLDHLSIYLLIAGSYTPFCLVTLEGAWGWTLFGIVWTLGIIGMLQEIKPRSEARVLSIIIYAVMGWIVLIALKPLIAALGTTGFTWLAAGGVFYTVGIIFFAFDSRFRHWHGIWHLFVIAGSLLHFVAIVRFVI
- the ppk2 gene encoding polyphosphate kinase 2, which encodes MSIGNDLLAQRIHRELLDHSDEELELELLEDGHDLDAYFDDHLEESPERQARRNYFQELFRLQGELVKLQSWVVKTGHKVVILFEGRDAAGKGGVIKRITQRLNPRVCRVAALPAPNDRERTQWYFQRYVSHLPAAGEIVLFDRSWYNRAGVERVMGFCNDEQYEEFFRTVPEFERMLVRSGIQLIKYWFSISDREQHLRFLARIHDPLKQWKLSPMDLESRRRWEAYTKAKEIMLERTHIEEAPWWVVQADDKKKARLNCIHHLLGQMPYEEVEQPSVQLPQRLRHADYVRNPTPREILVPEVY